The following proteins are encoded in a genomic region of Magnolia sinica isolate HGM2019 chromosome 1, MsV1, whole genome shotgun sequence:
- the LOC131221597 gene encoding uncharacterized protein LOC131221597, whose protein sequence is MSAKAIIGAVLASTAIAFSLDALIADKKIFGGTTPKTVSDKGWWEETDKKFQAWPRTAGPPVVMNPISRQNFIVKSREES, encoded by the exons ATGTCGGCCAAGGCCATCATCGGAGCAGTGTTGGCATCCACTGCAATTGCATTTTCTCTGGATGCCTTGATCGCTGACAAAAAGATTTTCGGAG GTACAACTCCAAAAACTGTGTCTGACAAGGGATGGTGGGAAGAAACTGACAAGAAGTTTCAGGCATGGCCTCGCACAGCAGGACCTCCTGTTGTGATGAACCCTATCAGCCGCCAGAATTTCATTGTCAAGTCCCGTGAAGAATCTTGA